The following proteins are encoded in a genomic region of Puniceicoccus vermicola:
- a CDS encoding thymidylate synthase translates to MKVYLDLMRSILETGSFRDDRTGTGTWSLFGAQLRFPLSEGFPLVTTKKVHLKSIIHELLWFLRGETNARSLQENGVKIWNEWAAPNGDLGRIYGAQWRSWQGPDGKKVDQIAEVVESLRKNPASRRHMVLAWNPGEIDQMALPPCHALFQFYVADGKLSCQLYQRSADIFLGVPFNIASYALLLQMMAQVCDLEPGDFVHTFGDVHLYANHREQAETQLAREPRPLPRMIINPERREIDEFEYEDFTLEGYDPHPGIKAPVAV, encoded by the coding sequence TTAATGCGTTCGATCCTGGAAACGGGAAGTTTCCGCGATGACCGGACCGGAACGGGCACTTGGTCCCTTTTCGGGGCTCAATTGCGATTTCCCCTGAGCGAAGGATTTCCGTTGGTGACGACGAAGAAAGTTCACCTGAAATCGATCATTCATGAATTGCTCTGGTTCCTCCGAGGCGAAACGAACGCCCGTTCTCTGCAGGAAAACGGCGTAAAAATTTGGAACGAATGGGCCGCGCCCAATGGAGATCTGGGGCGCATCTATGGGGCCCAATGGCGGTCGTGGCAGGGGCCTGACGGGAAAAAAGTCGACCAGATTGCGGAAGTAGTCGAGTCGTTGCGCAAGAATCCGGCCAGTCGCCGGCACATGGTCTTGGCTTGGAACCCCGGGGAGATCGATCAGATGGCATTGCCCCCGTGCCATGCGCTTTTCCAATTCTACGTGGCCGATGGAAAGCTCAGCTGCCAGCTCTATCAGCGCAGCGCCGATATTTTTCTCGGAGTGCCCTTCAACATCGCTTCCTATGCCTTGCTCCTGCAAATGATGGCGCAAGTCTGTGATCTGGAGCCGGGCGATTTCGTTCACACTTTTGGAGACGTTCATCTCTATGCCAATCACCGGGAGCAGGCCGAGACTCAACTCGCCCGTGAGCCTAGACCTCTACCGCGGATGATCATCAATCCGGAACGGCGGGAGATCGACGAATTCGAGTACGAGGACTTCACGCTCGAGGGCTAC